From Pseudovibrio sp. Tun.PSC04-5.I4, a single genomic window includes:
- a CDS encoding AprI/Inh family metalloprotease inhibitor, with protein MRGILRKTILITGSVLAIAGWSSVPGNASVISGSWSISDALSSKSCSAQLGSDPAASGYGNSFETENCQGIYAPIAKATAWQWSYEDGLSLLDADGEIVLQFDIDELDGLTSVGLSSLFLVMQPDHRESKASDLSELIEKAVVVTAQR; from the coding sequence ATGCGTGGGATTTTAAGAAAAACAATCTTGATTACTGGTAGTGTGCTCGCCATTGCTGGCTGGAGTTCGGTGCCGGGGAATGCCAGTGTAATTTCTGGTAGCTGGTCGATCTCTGATGCACTTTCATCTAAATCTTGCTCTGCTCAGTTAGGGTCAGACCCTGCTGCAAGCGGCTACGGCAATTCGTTTGAGACAGAAAATTGCCAAGGCATTTACGCACCAATCGCGAAAGCGACGGCGTGGCAGTGGAGCTATGAAGATGGCTTATCGCTGCTGGATGCAGATGGTGAGATTGTGCTGCAGTTTGATATTGATGAGCTGGATGGTCTGACCTCTGTTGGCCTTTCTTCGCTGTTCCTTGTCATGCAACCAGATCATCGAGAAAGCAAAGCATCAGACCTTTCCGAGCTGATTGAAAAAGCTGTTGTGGTGACAGCGCAGCGCTGA
- a CDS encoding pyridoxal phosphate-dependent aminotransferase, which produces MLKTVGAFDRIGDENAFSVLARATALSEQGRDIINLGIGQPDFKTPEHIVEAAVKALRDGHHGYTSANGILPLRETIAASLHKQTGTSVSPDNVMVVPGGKVTMFMAILMFGEPGKEILYPDPGFPIYRSMIEFTGATPIPVPIREENDFAFSAEETLNLINKRTALLILNSPANPTGGVTPRTEIEKLVKGLENHPNLPVLSDEIYSRMTYDGLGHTSLLEFEQLKDQLILLNGWSKTWAMTGWRMGYSVWPASLIDKARKLAVNCWSCVNTPSQYAGIAAINGPQDAVDHMMLAFDKRRKLVVQGLNDLPGISCKTPKGAFYAFPNIKETGWQAKPLASALLEEAGVALVGGPDFGVLGEGYLRFSYANSEENISRALGRVSEFLSTHKAS; this is translated from the coding sequence ATGCTGAAAACCGTAGGAGCGTTTGATCGCATTGGCGATGAGAACGCATTTTCAGTCCTTGCGCGGGCAACAGCGCTCTCAGAACAAGGCCGGGATATCATCAATCTTGGCATCGGGCAGCCAGATTTCAAAACACCGGAGCACATCGTAGAAGCCGCTGTTAAAGCGCTGCGCGATGGTCATCACGGTTATACCAGCGCAAACGGCATACTTCCGCTGAGAGAAACCATTGCCGCCAGCCTACACAAACAAACCGGCACCTCTGTCTCGCCAGATAACGTAATGGTCGTGCCCGGTGGCAAAGTCACCATGTTCATGGCAATCCTGATGTTTGGCGAACCGGGCAAAGAGATCCTGTATCCCGATCCCGGCTTTCCAATCTACCGCTCTATGATCGAGTTTACGGGCGCAACTCCAATTCCAGTGCCAATCCGTGAGGAAAATGACTTCGCCTTTTCAGCTGAAGAAACCCTCAACCTGATCAACAAGCGCACCGCCCTGCTTATCCTCAACTCCCCCGCCAACCCGACTGGCGGCGTCACACCACGCACTGAGATTGAAAAGCTGGTGAAGGGCTTGGAGAACCACCCCAACCTACCCGTACTCTCCGATGAGATCTATTCACGCATGACCTATGACGGGCTGGGGCACACGTCCCTGCTGGAGTTTGAACAGCTCAAGGATCAACTGATCCTGCTCAATGGATGGTCCAAAACATGGGCAATGACAGGCTGGCGGATGGGATATTCTGTTTGGCCCGCATCTCTCATTGATAAAGCCCGCAAGCTTGCCGTGAACTGCTGGTCCTGCGTCAACACTCCAAGCCAATATGCAGGCATTGCTGCAATCAACGGCCCTCAGGACGCTGTCGACCACATGATGTTGGCTTTTGATAAGCGGCGGAAGCTGGTGGTGCAGGGCTTGAACGATCTACCTGGCATCTCATGCAAAACACCCAAAGGCGCATTCTACGCTTTCCCCAACATCAAAGAAACAGGCTGGCAAGCCAAACCACTGGCCTCAGCTCTCCTGGAAGAGGCAGGCGTCGCACTCGTTGGCGGACCAGATTTTGGGGTACTTGGAGAAGGATACCTGCGGTTCTCCTACGCGAATTCAGAGGAGAACATCTCACGCGCACTAGGCCGCGTGAGCGAGTTCCTAAGTACCCACAAAGCGTCTTAA
- a CDS encoding GTP-binding protein, whose protein sequence is MSEAADGRIPVTVLTGYLGAGKTTLLNRILSENHGTRYAVIVNEFGEIGIDNDLLVESDEEVYEMNNGCICCTVRGDLIRTVENLMKRKGAFDAIIVETTGVADPAPVAQTFFMDDDVRAAAKLDAVVAVVDARHVLLRLKDTDEAEDQIAFSDVILLNKVDLVSAEELAGVEAAIRKINPYAKLHHTERCQIAISDVLDRGAFALDRILDLDPEFLKKAEHVHDHEHGHHHHGHDHKHEHGHADHECGADCDHDHGPEDTHSVKSFSFTAGDLDSKVFFDWINQVTQVQGPNILRMKGILSFKDDPQRYVVQGIHMIVEGNHQRDWKEDEKRESRIVFIGRELDGAALKIAFDACVAE, encoded by the coding sequence ATGTCTGAGGCTGCTGATGGCCGTATCCCTGTTACCGTGCTGACCGGATATCTGGGCGCAGGTAAAACCACGCTGCTCAACCGTATTCTGAGCGAAAATCACGGCACTCGTTATGCTGTGATCGTCAATGAATTTGGTGAAATTGGCATTGATAACGACCTTCTCGTTGAGTCCGACGAAGAGGTTTATGAAATGAACAACGGCTGTATCTGCTGTACAGTTCGTGGTGATTTGATCCGTACCGTTGAGAACCTGATGAAGCGTAAGGGCGCTTTTGATGCGATCATCGTAGAGACAACCGGTGTGGCTGATCCGGCTCCTGTCGCGCAGACCTTCTTCATGGATGATGATGTGCGCGCCGCTGCCAAGCTTGATGCTGTGGTGGCTGTTGTTGATGCGCGTCATGTGCTGCTGCGTTTGAAAGACACAGATGAAGCTGAAGACCAGATTGCGTTTTCTGATGTGATTTTGCTGAATAAGGTCGATCTTGTTTCCGCAGAAGAGCTGGCTGGTGTTGAAGCGGCTATTCGCAAGATCAATCCGTATGCGAAACTGCACCACACCGAACGGTGTCAAATTGCTATTTCTGATGTGTTGGACCGGGGTGCGTTTGCGCTGGACCGCATCCTTGACCTTGATCCTGAATTTCTTAAAAAAGCAGAGCATGTTCACGACCATGAGCATGGGCATCACCATCATGGTCACGATCACAAACATGAGCACGGCCATGCTGACCACGAATGTGGCGCGGATTGCGATCATGACCACGGCCCTGAGGATACACATTCTGTGAAGTCTTTCTCCTTTACGGCTGGTGATCTGGATTCAAAGGTCTTCTTCGACTGGATTAATCAGGTTACGCAGGTTCAGGGGCCGAACATTTTGCGGATGAAGGGTATTTTATCCTTCAAGGATGATCCGCAGCGCTATGTGGTGCAAGGCATTCATATGATTGTTGAAGGCAACCACCAACGGGATTGGAAAGAGGACGAAAAGCGTGAAAGCCGTATCGTCTTTATCGGTCGCGAATTGGATGGTGCTGCGCTGAAAATTGCGTTTGATGCATGTGTGGCGGAGTAA
- a CDS encoding WD40 repeat domain-containing protein, which translates to MAVIAPLDIDGFVVSAHFLGDVAAFASGEGSVFFAGGSETQTPVHKNGLLCATPTQDGSALVTGGGDGRICKVKADGSVEELAEQPRKWIDIIATGPQDSVAYASGRTAWVRLKTGEIKEFQLQRAFAGLTFAPKGMRLAAARYDGVTLFWVNAAGDPQELSWKGAHSGVCYSPDGKYLVTTMQENALHGWRLADSQDMRMTGYPGKVKSISWSAKNKYLATSGAQAAILWPFTGKSGPMGQAPLELGTRGDSMVTFVSCHPKEDMVAIGYQDGMIMAVRFHDNAEILLRRPGAGPVSALAWDKKGNRLAFGTEEGAAGVITLVD; encoded by the coding sequence GTGGCTGTAATTGCTCCTTTAGATATTGATGGTTTTGTTGTTTCTGCTCACTTTCTGGGTGATGTTGCCGCTTTTGCAAGCGGTGAAGGCTCCGTCTTTTTTGCAGGTGGATCTGAGACTCAAACTCCGGTTCACAAAAACGGTTTGCTGTGTGCGACCCCAACACAGGACGGCTCTGCGTTGGTGACCGGTGGTGGTGATGGTCGTATATGCAAAGTGAAGGCGGATGGCAGCGTTGAAGAACTCGCTGAACAGCCGCGTAAATGGATCGACATTATCGCGACTGGCCCACAGGACAGCGTGGCCTATGCCTCTGGCCGGACGGCGTGGGTGCGTCTGAAGACTGGTGAGATCAAAGAGTTTCAGCTGCAACGTGCCTTTGCTGGGTTGACGTTTGCTCCAAAAGGGATGCGCCTTGCGGCAGCGCGCTATGATGGTGTGACGCTGTTTTGGGTGAATGCGGCTGGTGACCCTCAGGAACTCAGCTGGAAGGGTGCTCATAGCGGCGTCTGTTACTCTCCAGATGGCAAGTACCTTGTGACCACCATGCAGGAAAATGCGTTGCATGGCTGGCGTCTGGCAGACAGTCAGGACATGCGCATGACCGGGTATCCGGGCAAGGTGAAGTCCATCAGCTGGTCAGCCAAGAATAAATATCTGGCAACTTCCGGGGCTCAAGCGGCAATCCTGTGGCCTTTCACGGGTAAAAGCGGTCCTATGGGGCAGGCTCCGTTGGAGCTGGGTACGCGTGGTGACAGCATGGTGACGTTTGTGAGTTGTCATCCAAAGGAAGACATGGTGGCGATTGGCTATCAGGACGGCATGATTATGGCTGTGCGGTTCCATGACAATGCAGAAATATTGCTGCGTCGTCCGGGGGCTGGTCCTGTTTCTGCACTTGCGTGGGACAAAAAAGGCAACCGTCTGGCTTTCGGGACTGAAGAAGGTGCTGCCGGAGTGATCACTCTAGTAGACTAA
- a CDS encoding DUF2937 family protein, translating to MMFARVLTLGIALISGTATSQLPEFAQQYRQRMGGAIDALEEVKADFEADAATTSRSVTLALEHMSQSGDNFVQLRGQSIERSLDRLGALKDQQFSMASAAAFERVWIFVKEPDIKLSQATWDDFEPAVPVTVEGGVLAALGFATGLFLLRLTGVVGRVRRRRVHQRRA from the coding sequence ATGATGTTTGCAAGAGTTCTGACGCTTGGCATTGCACTTATAAGCGGCACTGCGACCTCTCAATTGCCTGAGTTTGCTCAGCAATACCGCCAGCGCATGGGTGGTGCTATCGATGCGCTGGAAGAAGTGAAAGCCGATTTCGAAGCGGATGCAGCAACAACAAGCCGAAGTGTGACGTTAGCTCTTGAGCATATGTCTCAAAGCGGCGACAATTTTGTGCAGCTGCGTGGACAAAGCATTGAACGGTCCCTAGACCGACTGGGTGCTCTCAAAGACCAACAGTTTTCCATGGCGTCTGCTGCTGCGTTTGAGCGGGTTTGGATTTTTGTAAAAGAGCCGGACATCAAGCTCTCGCAAGCGACATGGGATGACTTTGAACCTGCTGTACCTGTAACCGTAGAAGGTGGGGTGTTAGCAGCGCTCGGCTTTGCTACTGGCTTGTTCTTGTTGCGGCTAACTGGTGTTGTTGGGCGCGTAAGACGTCGGCGGGTGCATCAGAGAAGGGCCTGA
- a CDS encoding LysR family transcriptional regulator produces MDSITRIRCFLQVVESGGFSAAARDMGRSKALISKYVSELEDELGVRLLNRTTRQISLTEVGEAYFREAGELLQRFDELKDAVQQDHREVRGRLRLSAPRSFSEAMLGQVLASFLQEHPRVELDIEMEDRFVDIVEEGYDVAIRVAELEDSSLIARKIRDVRVLVCASPAYWEAHGIPETPSDLSAMPCIIDTNYKFKANWGFKVDGTRSSVAVTGPMHVNSAKTAVAAALAGLGAVRLPIFYVLDEIERGALIPVLEDYELPGPAMYAVYPHRRHLSAKVRAFVDYMVAWHKKLEQRGDCPKLLDGPLPKDL; encoded by the coding sequence ATGGATTCCATCACACGAATTAGATGTTTCTTGCAGGTGGTAGAGAGCGGCGGCTTTTCTGCTGCGGCGCGGGACATGGGACGTTCTAAGGCTCTGATCTCCAAATATGTGAGCGAGCTGGAAGACGAGCTGGGTGTGCGATTGCTCAACCGCACCACGCGCCAAATCTCTCTGACAGAGGTTGGTGAGGCTTATTTTCGGGAAGCGGGCGAGCTTCTACAGCGGTTTGATGAGCTGAAAGATGCTGTCCAGCAGGATCACCGTGAAGTGCGGGGCCGGTTGCGTTTGAGTGCACCGAGGTCTTTCTCCGAGGCCATGCTTGGTCAGGTGCTCGCCTCGTTCCTGCAAGAACATCCGCGCGTTGAGCTGGACATCGAGATGGAAGACCGTTTCGTTGATATTGTTGAAGAAGGATATGATGTTGCTATCCGCGTGGCGGAGCTGGAAGATTCCAGCCTGATTGCGCGTAAAATCCGTGATGTGCGCGTTTTGGTGTGTGCATCACCTGCCTATTGGGAGGCACATGGCATACCGGAGACGCCTTCAGATTTGTCCGCCATGCCTTGCATCATTGATACGAACTACAAATTCAAAGCCAATTGGGGCTTTAAGGTTGATGGGACCCGTAGTTCTGTTGCGGTGACTGGTCCTATGCATGTGAACAGTGCCAAAACTGCTGTGGCTGCGGCTCTTGCAGGGCTTGGTGCTGTACGCTTGCCGATCTTTTATGTGCTGGATGAGATTGAGCGGGGGGCATTGATCCCCGTCCTGGAAGACTATGAGTTGCCTGGGCCTGCAATGTATGCGGTTTATCCGCATCGCCGACATCTCTCGGCAAAAGTGCGCGCTTTCGTGGATTATATGGTGGCCTGGCATAAGAAGTTGGAGCAACGCGGTGACTGCCCCAAACTCCTTGATGGGCCTTTGCCGAAGGATCTATAA